One window of the Bos mutus isolate GX-2022 chromosome X, NWIPB_WYAK_1.1, whole genome shotgun sequence genome contains the following:
- the RAI2 gene encoding retinoic acid-induced protein 2 isoform X2, giving the protein MDDLQSQNLTMDMSDSSPTLTNNRLENGMAQLITTEAWNINSTDLVEGSSAPELNQSGNATYVMTAQGPVQLPVVLEQHVFQHLNSPLVLPPEAPGSSSTIHNNLFQGARDPEAQPQLLDLRIPSQPQEPPLPFEAVLHNLFPAQGALGPPPCQPPPGYTPVPPQPFNSPLSPLVPPATLLVPYPVIVPLPVPLPIPIPIPVPQSSEAKFSPTCPKPPSAFGLHPFKGPQSPLQKEEVKPFDLFQPREYFQLGRHTVIKMGSENEALDLSMKSVPWLKAGEVSPAMDQEDTALDLSLSAHRKPEPPPETLYDSSRSVDSPGHPVLEKLPSGMEVPFAPTTTQEAASVMESHGGGSDATEPPSQPSGEVKAENLVSESQAAKVIVSVEDTVPTIFCGKIKGLSGVSTKNFSFRREDSMFQGSDANSPGEEALGNMEALRKPTKNRSIKLKKVNSQEIHMLPIKKQRLATFFPRK; this is encoded by the exons ATGGACGATCTGCAGTCCCAGAACCTCACCATGGACATGAGCGACTCCTCCCCCACCTTGACCAATAACAGACTGGAGAATGGCATGGCCCAGCTGATCACCACCGAGGCCTGGAACATCAACTCCACCGATCTG GTGGAGGGCAGCTCGGCGCCCGAGCTCAACCAGAGCGGCAACGCCACATACGTGATGACAGCGCAGGGGCCCGTGCAGCTTCCAGTTGTGCTGGAGCAGCACGTGTTCCAGCACCTCAACTCCCCGCTGGTCCTGCCGCCGGAAGCCCCGGGCTCCTCCAGCACCATCCACAACAACCTCTTCCAGGGGGCCCGGGACCCCGAGGCACAACCCCAGCTCCTGGATCTGCGGATCCCCAGCCAGCCGCAGGAGCCCCCGCTGCCCTTCGAAGCTGTGCTCCACAATCTGTTTCCCGCCCAGGGCGCGCTCGGCCCCCCGCCCTGCCAGCCTCCCCCAGGCTACACCCCGGTGCCCCCCCAGCCATTCAACTCCCCCTTGTCACCCCTGGTCCCGCCGGCCACACTCCTGGTGCCCTACCCAGTGATTGTGCCCCTGCCCGTGCcactccccatccccatccccatccctgTGCCTCAGAGCTCCGAAGCCAAGTTCAGCCCGACTTGCCCCAAGCCGCCATCTGCCTTCGGCCTCCACCCCTTTAAAGGCCCCCAGAGCCCTCTCCAGAAGGAGGAAGTAAAGCCCTTCGACCTGTTCCAGCCCCGGGAGTACTTCCAGCTCGGCCGCCACACCGTCATCAAGATGGGGAGTGAGAACGAGGCCCTGGATCTCTCCATGAAGTCAGTGCCCTGGCTCAAGGCTGGCGAAGTCAGCCCCGCAATGGACCAGGAAGACACAGCCCTAGACCTGTCGCTGTCCGCCCACCGGAAACCTGAACCTCCCCCCGAGACACTGTACGACAGCAGCAGGTCCGTGGACAGCCCAGGTCACCCGGTGCTGGAGAAACTGCCCAGTGGCATGGAAGTGCCCTTTGCCCCCACCACGACTCAGGAGGCTGCATCTGTCATGGAGAGTCACGGGGGCGGCAGCGacgccactgagccacccagccAGCCCAGTGGCGAGGTCAAGGCTGAAAATCTGGTGAGCGAGTCCCAGGCGGCCAAGGTGATCGTCTCCGTCGAAGACACTGTGCCTACCATCTTCTGTGGCAAGATCAAAGGCCTCTCGGGGGTGTCCACCAAAAACTTCTCCTTCAGACGAGAAGACTCCATGTTTCAGGGCTCCGACGCCAATAGCCCAGGAGAAGAGGCCCTGGGAAACATGGAGGCCCTCAGGAAACCCACCAAAAACCGGAGCATAAAGTTAAAGAAAGTGAACTCCCAGGAAATACACATGCTCCCAATCAAAAAACAACGGCTGGCCACCTTTTTTCCAAGAAAGTAa
- the RAI2 gene encoding retinoic acid-induced protein 2 isoform X1: MDDLQSQNLTMDMSDSSPTLTNNRLENGMAQLITTEAWNINSTDLVKKALVTVPAPSILNPPAESQSGVALKVAATVLQPLCLGESPVVMPIHMQVEGSSAPELNQSGNATYVMTAQGPVQLPVVLEQHVFQHLNSPLVLPPEAPGSSSTIHNNLFQGARDPEAQPQLLDLRIPSQPQEPPLPFEAVLHNLFPAQGALGPPPCQPPPGYTPVPPQPFNSPLSPLVPPATLLVPYPVIVPLPVPLPIPIPIPVPQSSEAKFSPTCPKPPSAFGLHPFKGPQSPLQKEEVKPFDLFQPREYFQLGRHTVIKMGSENEALDLSMKSVPWLKAGEVSPAMDQEDTALDLSLSAHRKPEPPPETLYDSSRSVDSPGHPVLEKLPSGMEVPFAPTTTQEAASVMESHGGGSDATEPPSQPSGEVKAENLVSESQAAKVIVSVEDTVPTIFCGKIKGLSGVSTKNFSFRREDSMFQGSDANSPGEEALGNMEALRKPTKNRSIKLKKVNSQEIHMLPIKKQRLATFFPRK; encoded by the coding sequence ATGGACGATCTGCAGTCCCAGAACCTCACCATGGACATGAGCGACTCCTCCCCCACCTTGACCAATAACAGACTGGAGAATGGCATGGCCCAGCTGATCACCACCGAGGCCTGGAACATCAACTCCACCGATCTGGTAAAGAAGGCGCTGGTGACCGTGCCTGCCccatccatcctgaaccccccggCCGAGTCCCAGAGCGGCGTGGCTCTCAAGGTGGCGGCCACCGTGCTGCAGCCCCTGTGCCTGGGGGAGAGCCCTGTGGTGATGCCCATTCACATGCAGGTGGAGGGCAGCTCGGCGCCCGAGCTCAACCAGAGCGGCAACGCCACATACGTGATGACAGCGCAGGGGCCCGTGCAGCTTCCAGTTGTGCTGGAGCAGCACGTGTTCCAGCACCTCAACTCCCCGCTGGTCCTGCCGCCGGAAGCCCCGGGCTCCTCCAGCACCATCCACAACAACCTCTTCCAGGGGGCCCGGGACCCCGAGGCACAACCCCAGCTCCTGGATCTGCGGATCCCCAGCCAGCCGCAGGAGCCCCCGCTGCCCTTCGAAGCTGTGCTCCACAATCTGTTTCCCGCCCAGGGCGCGCTCGGCCCCCCGCCCTGCCAGCCTCCCCCAGGCTACACCCCGGTGCCCCCCCAGCCATTCAACTCCCCCTTGTCACCCCTGGTCCCGCCGGCCACACTCCTGGTGCCCTACCCAGTGATTGTGCCCCTGCCCGTGCcactccccatccccatccccatccctgTGCCTCAGAGCTCCGAAGCCAAGTTCAGCCCGACTTGCCCCAAGCCGCCATCTGCCTTCGGCCTCCACCCCTTTAAAGGCCCCCAGAGCCCTCTCCAGAAGGAGGAAGTAAAGCCCTTCGACCTGTTCCAGCCCCGGGAGTACTTCCAGCTCGGCCGCCACACCGTCATCAAGATGGGGAGTGAGAACGAGGCCCTGGATCTCTCCATGAAGTCAGTGCCCTGGCTCAAGGCTGGCGAAGTCAGCCCCGCAATGGACCAGGAAGACACAGCCCTAGACCTGTCGCTGTCCGCCCACCGGAAACCTGAACCTCCCCCCGAGACACTGTACGACAGCAGCAGGTCCGTGGACAGCCCAGGTCACCCGGTGCTGGAGAAACTGCCCAGTGGCATGGAAGTGCCCTTTGCCCCCACCACGACTCAGGAGGCTGCATCTGTCATGGAGAGTCACGGGGGCGGCAGCGacgccactgagccacccagccAGCCCAGTGGCGAGGTCAAGGCTGAAAATCTGGTGAGCGAGTCCCAGGCGGCCAAGGTGATCGTCTCCGTCGAAGACACTGTGCCTACCATCTTCTGTGGCAAGATCAAAGGCCTCTCGGGGGTGTCCACCAAAAACTTCTCCTTCAGACGAGAAGACTCCATGTTTCAGGGCTCCGACGCCAATAGCCCAGGAGAAGAGGCCCTGGGAAACATGGAGGCCCTCAGGAAACCCACCAAAAACCGGAGCATAAAGTTAAAGAAAGTGAACTCCCAGGAAATACACATGCTCCCAATCAAAAAACAACGGCTGGCCACCTTTTTTCCAAGAAAGTAa